In one Vulgatibacter incomptus genomic region, the following are encoded:
- a CDS encoding GGDEF domain-containing protein, with translation MEKRIAVVSAERLRRNAVAARLREAGWRPFGIEAGQALEPETAVEAVLLDLTGESPGSAKRAVHLVCSMGPVLAIGSELPTLEAAVLAGAHDFAIDPDGDELLARLRLLAPAPVDPLCHRPAGRLPPGPLLGSRARILVVEDDADVRGLLRDLLGDAHDTLEAESAETGVELARREVPDAILLDVFLPGMDGFAALRLLQEDPATASIPVLFLSAETDDRARVRGLEQGAADFVVKPFSTAELLARVDKALRAARQGEHLRALAETDALTGLPNFRALLARLEEEVKRAHRYQHPLSAVMVDLDDLKTINDRLGHAAGNRAIVALAQTISAELRETDFAARYGGDEFVLLLPHAVAEQAWRFAERLRRDMSGVRISEDMPLRGSFGVASLERTPEGSAEALLRAADAALYRAKREGRNRVCVEPPVGGTNERGASVPVS, from the coding sequence GTGGAGAAGCGCATCGCGGTGGTATCCGCCGAAAGGCTCAGGAGGAACGCCGTCGCCGCCCGTCTCCGGGAGGCGGGATGGAGACCCTTTGGCATCGAAGCCGGCCAGGCCCTCGAACCCGAAACGGCCGTGGAAGCCGTGCTCCTGGATCTGACGGGAGAATCCCCCGGCTCGGCGAAGCGGGCGGTGCACCTCGTGTGCTCGATGGGCCCGGTGCTGGCGATCGGCTCCGAGCTCCCGACCCTGGAGGCCGCCGTCCTCGCAGGCGCCCACGACTTCGCGATCGATCCCGATGGCGACGAGCTCCTGGCCCGGCTCCGGCTCCTGGCGCCGGCTCCGGTCGATCCGCTCTGCCATCGGCCGGCAGGCCGATTGCCACCCGGCCCGCTGCTCGGGAGCCGAGCCCGGATCCTCGTGGTCGAAGACGACGCCGACGTGCGGGGGCTCCTCCGCGATCTCCTCGGCGACGCACACGACACCCTCGAAGCCGAGAGCGCGGAGACCGGGGTCGAGCTGGCCCGGCGCGAGGTGCCCGACGCCATCCTGCTGGACGTCTTCCTCCCGGGCATGGACGGCTTCGCCGCCCTCCGCCTGCTGCAGGAGGATCCCGCGACCGCGTCGATCCCGGTCCTCTTCCTCTCCGCCGAGACAGACGACAGGGCCCGCGTGCGGGGCCTCGAGCAGGGCGCGGCGGACTTCGTGGTGAAGCCCTTCTCGACCGCGGAGCTCCTGGCCCGGGTCGACAAGGCCCTCCGCGCGGCCCGGCAGGGCGAGCACCTCCGCGCGCTCGCCGAGACGGATGCGCTCACGGGCCTGCCGAACTTCCGCGCCCTCCTCGCCCGCCTCGAGGAAGAGGTGAAGCGGGCCCATCGCTATCAGCACCCCTTGAGCGCCGTGATGGTCGACCTCGACGACCTCAAGACGATCAACGATCGACTGGGGCACGCGGCGGGAAACCGGGCGATCGTGGCCCTCGCCCAGACCATCTCCGCGGAGCTGCGGGAGACGGACTTCGCGGCGAGATATGGCGGCGACGAGTTCGTGCTCCTGCTGCCCCACGCGGTCGCCGAGCAGGCGTGGCGGTTCGCGGAGCGCCTGAGGCGCGACATGTCGGGCGTCCGGATCTCCGAGGACATGCCGCTCCGGGGGTCCTTCGGCGTGGCGAGCCTCGAGCGTACGCCCGAGGGGAGCGCCGAGGCCCTGCTCCGCGCGGCAGACGCCGCGCTCTATCGGGCCAAGCGCGAAGGTCGCAATCGGGTCTGTGTCGAGCCACCTGTGGGCGGGACGAACGAACGGGGGGCATCGGTTCCGGTCAGCTGA
- a CDS encoding tetratricopeptide repeat protein yields the protein MINLGISILIGLVAFAVFAVIFSPFAAIVPFVIAFLAAYIVLTNRAMKQVGAISAQAQKEMQAQRFDKAIETFKRGFALEKRQLLVGPLMHANLGTLLYAKGDFAAARPHLEKSNRWGPVTRTMLGANYAVLRAMLACDHFRNRKYDEMRATFETAVKQGKKDGLIWSLYAYCLSKIGDREGAMKVLGRAADANPNDEKIKANQLALQNNKRMKMKAYTPQFYQFHIEPPPPEMGGAGRRVVWQRR from the coding sequence ATGATCAACCTGGGAATCTCCATCCTGATCGGCCTCGTGGCCTTCGCGGTCTTCGCGGTGATCTTCTCGCCGTTCGCCGCGATCGTGCCCTTCGTCATCGCCTTCCTCGCCGCGTACATCGTCCTGACGAACCGCGCCATGAAGCAGGTCGGGGCGATCTCCGCACAGGCCCAGAAGGAGATGCAGGCCCAGCGCTTCGACAAGGCCATCGAGACCTTCAAGCGCGGCTTCGCGCTCGAGAAGCGCCAGCTCCTGGTCGGCCCGCTGATGCACGCGAACCTCGGCACCCTCCTCTACGCCAAGGGCGACTTCGCGGCAGCCCGGCCGCACCTCGAGAAGAGCAACCGCTGGGGCCCCGTCACCCGCACGATGCTGGGCGCGAACTACGCGGTCCTCCGGGCGATGCTCGCCTGCGACCACTTCCGCAACCGCAAGTACGACGAGATGCGCGCCACCTTCGAGACGGCGGTGAAGCAGGGCAAGAAGGACGGCCTGATCTGGAGCCTCTACGCCTACTGCCTCTCCAAGATCGGGGATCGCGAGGGCGCGATGAAGGTCCTCGGGCGCGCCGCCGATGCCAACCCGAACGACGAGAAGATCAAGGCCAACCAGCTCGCGCTCCAGAACAACAAGCGCATGAAGATGAAGGCCTACACGCCGCAGTTCTACCAGTTCCACATCGAGCCGCCCCCGCCCGAGATGGGCGGCGCGGGCCGCCGGGTGGTCTGGCAGCGCCGATAG
- a CDS encoding Vms1/Ankzf1 family peptidyl-tRNA hydrolase yields the protein MESEFQDLAGLRSDADPIVSLYLDTDGSDQVQRERVRLFVQDRLQWARLRSPPDHLATFQKTLARIEEYAEGLFRQAFDESARGIAVFACEGIGLWRVFPFNQKLRNSLTLGPTPHLLQLARLAYDFQPAVVTIVDTRGAWVLETALGKGVAESRISHETHRRHSMGGWSQIHYQRHVEQQIERNHQEAAKHVAFLLDRDPKSQLILAGTDRAVGAFEKVLPERARARILTRLPAPGERGYRTGEIRDQVLRGAIEEAFAHERSLEQSDVHNVVGEALAGGLAVLGPEDVALAATEARIHRLLIEDGFEQTGWRCTNCNAVGIKTVNECSYCGQEVEGVSLGEELARRVIAEGGDVDVMEPQALLHHYFGLAAVLRNRGSVAAIGAAPEPLAYGEPAAY from the coding sequence ATGGAGAGCGAGTTCCAGGACCTTGCCGGGCTCCGTTCCGACGCGGACCCGATCGTCTCCCTCTATCTGGACACCGACGGCTCCGACCAGGTCCAGCGGGAACGGGTCCGACTCTTCGTTCAGGATCGCCTGCAGTGGGCCCGGCTCCGGTCGCCTCCGGACCACCTGGCGACCTTCCAGAAGACGCTCGCCCGGATCGAGGAATACGCGGAGGGCCTATTCCGGCAGGCCTTCGACGAGAGCGCCCGCGGCATCGCCGTCTTTGCCTGCGAGGGGATCGGGCTTTGGAGGGTCTTCCCGTTCAACCAGAAGCTCCGCAACTCGCTGACGCTCGGCCCCACGCCGCACCTCCTCCAGCTCGCCCGCCTGGCCTACGACTTCCAGCCCGCCGTCGTGACGATCGTCGACACCCGGGGTGCATGGGTGCTCGAGACGGCCCTCGGTAAAGGGGTGGCGGAGTCGCGGATCTCCCACGAGACCCACCGCCGGCACTCGATGGGCGGCTGGTCCCAGATCCACTATCAGCGCCACGTGGAGCAGCAGATCGAGCGGAACCACCAGGAGGCGGCCAAGCACGTGGCCTTCCTCCTCGACCGGGATCCGAAGAGCCAGCTCATCCTCGCCGGGACCGATCGGGCCGTGGGGGCCTTCGAGAAGGTGCTGCCCGAGAGGGCCCGCGCACGGATCCTCACCCGCCTCCCGGCCCCGGGCGAGCGCGGCTATCGCACGGGCGAGATCCGCGACCAGGTGCTCCGCGGGGCGATCGAGGAGGCCTTCGCCCATGAGCGATCGCTCGAGCAGAGCGACGTCCACAACGTGGTGGGGGAGGCGCTCGCCGGCGGTCTCGCGGTTCTCGGCCCCGAGGACGTCGCCCTGGCCGCCACCGAGGCGCGGATCCACCGCCTGCTGATCGAGGACGGCTTCGAGCAGACGGGCTGGCGCTGCACCAACTGCAACGCGGTCGGGATCAAGACCGTGAACGAGTGCAGCTATTGCGGGCAGGAGGTCGAGGGAGTCTCGCTGGGCGAGGAGCTCGCGAGGAGGGTGATTGCCGAGGGCGGCGACGTGGACGTGATGGAGCCGCAGGCCCTGCTCCACCACTACTTCGGCCTGGCGGCGGTGCTCCGCAATCGGGGCTCGGTGGCGGCGATCGGAGCGGCGCCCGAGCCCTTGGCCTACGGGGAGCCAGCGGCTTACTGA
- a CDS encoding acyltransferase: protein MDVVERILDLSRRGTPLAKVLRGFAVASSQWSLRPRALHRVLESERSVRRQLSDELWRALYYQPLFATLCDRVDGPFRLEICPDSKVPVVVNCRLEIGRGVRISARTTFSGARNAKEVPRIVLGDDSYIGHRVVLRAGTGLVVGKRCYFASNVFVSGDPGHPIDPVKRRTQAAPVEDLTRIEIGDDVWIAEGAAILGKVRIGEGAIIAARSVVHRDVPPRTLVAGVPARVVRRIDPVALAGG, encoded by the coding sequence ATGGACGTGGTCGAGAGGATCCTCGACCTGAGCCGGCGGGGAACGCCGCTGGCGAAGGTCCTTCGCGGGTTTGCGGTGGCGTCTTCGCAGTGGTCGCTTCGCCCGAGGGCGCTCCATCGCGTCCTCGAGTCGGAGCGCAGCGTCCGGCGACAGCTCTCCGACGAGCTGTGGCGGGCGCTCTACTACCAGCCGCTCTTCGCCACCCTCTGCGATCGGGTGGACGGTCCCTTCCGCCTCGAGATCTGCCCGGACTCCAAGGTGCCCGTGGTGGTCAACTGCCGCCTCGAGATCGGCAGAGGCGTGCGGATCTCCGCTCGGACCACCTTCTCCGGCGCGAGGAACGCCAAAGAGGTCCCGCGGATCGTCCTGGGCGACGACTCCTACATCGGCCACCGCGTCGTCCTCCGGGCGGGGACCGGGCTCGTCGTCGGCAAGCGCTGCTACTTCGCCAGCAACGTCTTCGTTTCGGGCGATCCAGGGCACCCGATCGATCCCGTGAAGAGGCGGACCCAGGCCGCGCCGGTCGAGGATCTCACCCGGATCGAGATCGGCGACGACGTCTGGATCGCCGAGGGTGCGGCGATTCTCGGGAAGGTGCGGATCGGCGAGGGCGCCATCATCGCGGCACGCTCGGTGGTGCACCGGGACGTCCCCCCGCGGACGCTGGTGGCCGGAGTCCCGGCGCGGGTGGTTCGCCGGATCGATCCGGTAGCGCTCGCGGGCGGTTGA